A single genomic interval of Octopus sinensis unplaced genomic scaffold, ASM634580v1 Contig10572, whole genome shotgun sequence harbors:
- the LOC118761206 gene encoding zinc finger protein 675-like, giving the protein MCLLDDINILVMQKLDKFNTSDKELLLQFMKREMSNLTQHKLIHTRKKPYHCDICGKSFTQEGNLTTHVRVHTGDKPYHCDICDKSFSRSGSLTNHKRVHTGEKPYTCDICGKSFSQSCSLTSHKRVHTGEKPYSCDVCGKSFSQDSGLTQHKIIHAGEKPYSCDICGRSFSYSGSLTTHKWIHT; this is encoded by the exons ATGTGTCTACTCGATGATATAAACATTTTGGTAATGCAGAAATTGGATAAATTTAATACTTCAGATAAAGAATTACTTCTACAATTTATGAAAAGAGAAATGTC TAACTTAACTCagcacaaacttattcatacaaggaagaaaccatatcactgtgatatctgtg gtaaatcattcactcaagaAGGTAACTTAACTACTCACGTACGGgttcatacaggggacaaaccatatcactgtgatatctgtgataaatcattctctcgaagcgGAAGCTTAACgaatcacaaacgtgttcatacaggtgagaaaccatatacctgtgatatctgtggtaaatccttctctcagaGCTGTAGTTTAACatcacacaaacgtgttcatacaggtgagaaaccatattcttgtgatgtctgtggtaagtcattctctcagGACAGTGGCTTAACTCAACACAAAATTATCCatgcaggagagaaaccatattcctgtgatatctgtggaagatcATTTTCTTATAGCGGTAGCCTAACTACTCACAAATGGATTCATACATGA
- the LOC118761205 gene encoding zinc finger protein 239-like gives MSEELRESSYDCDICKESFLEESKFNQHKQIHRREKQHHCDICGKSFSHKRNLTRHNRIHTGEKPYKCDICSKSFSRNHQLTEHRRTHTGEKPNRCDICGVTFAAVSTVIAHKRIHTGIKLYRCDICGESFSAVSTLTTHKRTHTGEKPYQCDICGKSFSENKNLTTHKRTHTGEKPYHCDTCGNSFSQSYQLTLHRFILTGQKPYQCDICGKSFSRSQHLAIHKRTHTGEKPYHCDICGKSFAVRSKVTSHKRVHTGEKPYQCDICGKSFSFGCSLTTHKRVHTGEEVHYCDICGKSFSYGCSLSRHKRIHTGEKPC, from the exons atgtcGGAAGAATTAAGAGaatcatcatatgactgtgacatctgcaaagagtcattcttagaagaaagtaaattcaatcaacacaaacaaattcatagaagagagaaacaacatcattgtgatatctgtg gtaaatcattctctcacaaaaGAAATTTAACCAGACAcaatcgtattcatacaggagagaaaccatataagtgtgatatctgcagtaaatcattctctcgaaatcacCAATTGACCGAACAcagacgtactcatacaggagaaaaaccaaatcgctgtgacatctgtggtgtAACTTTTGCTGCTGTGAGCACTGTGATAGCACACAAGCGTATCCATACAGGAATCAAACTATAccggtgtgatatctgtggtgaatcattctctgctGTGAGTaccttaactactcacaaacgtactcatactggcgagaaaccatatcaatgtgatatctgtggtaaatcattctctgaaaataagaATTTAACTACCCATAAACgcactcatacaggtgagaagccatatcactgtgatacctgtggaaaTTCATTTTCTCAAAGTTACCAGTTGACTCTACACAGATTTATTCTCACAGGacaaaaaccatatcagtgtgatatctgtggtaaatcattctctcgaagtcaACACTTGGctatacacaaacgcactcatacaggtgagaaaccatatcactgtgatatctgcggtaaatcgttTGCTGTTAGAAGTAAggtaacttctcacaaacgtgttcatacaggggagaaaccataccaatgtgatatctgtggtaaatcattctcttttggGTGTAGTTTAACCACTCACAAACGTGTCCATACAGGTGAGGAAGTCcattattgtgatatctgtggaaaatcgttTTCTTATGGAT gtagtttatctcggcacaaacgtattcatacaggagagaagccatgtTAA
- the LOC115228457 gene encoding transcription initiation protein SPT3 homolog, giving the protein MLFDDDSMDEVKQDRLVRAELLSRHMDPQQYREFCESRQVNFSRKYKSQRFKDWLMSGVCVEPKPNPLALEMFSYLAYETIAQLMDLALIVQREAMGSSADPMVKHIGGSADPLVKNIPNTCNFYEPFQENIINNSGSGCQPSGQTGTKGTGLVSPNQNVPANQLELQTFQAITPADIREALRRYSEMPGPFSGAVKRVAGSSPRNVLLCL; this is encoded by the exons AGAGCTGAGTTACTGTCTCGTCACATGGACCCACAGCAATATCGAGAGTTCTGTGAATCACGCCAAGTCAACTTCT CCCGTAAATATAAGTCCCAGCGTTTTAAAGACTGGCtcatgtctggtgtgtgtgttgaACCCAAGCCTAATCCTTTAGCTCTTGAGATGTTCAGTTACCTGGCTTACGAGACAATTGCACAG TTGATGGACCTGGCATTGATTGTCCAGAGAGAAGCAATGGGCAGTTCGGCCGACCCCATGGTTAAACACATAGGCGGCTCTGCTGACCCGTTAGTAAAAAACATACCCAACACGTGTAATTTCTATGAACCCTTCCAGGAGAACATCATCAACAATAGTGGGTCTGGTTGTCAGCCTTCAGGACAGACGGGAACAAAGGGGACTGGACTTGTCTCCCCCAACCAA AATGTTCCAGCCAACCAACTTGAACTGCAGACCTTCCAAGCCATTACTCCAGCCGATATCCGAGAAGCACTTCGACGATACAGTGAAATGCCAGGTCCTTTTTCTGGAGCAGTT AAGCGAGTTGCTGGATCTTCTCCAAGGAATGTCCTTCTTTGTCTTTGA